One Malania oleifera isolate guangnan ecotype guangnan chromosome 9, ASM2987363v1, whole genome shotgun sequence DNA segment encodes these proteins:
- the LOC131164217 gene encoding NAC domain-containing protein 71-like isoform X2 yields MGGASLPPGFRFHPTDEELLGYYLKRKVEGLEIELEVIPVIDLYKFDPWELPDKSFLPNRDMEWFFFCPRDRKYPNGSRTNRATKVGYWKATGKDRKVLSQSSVIGYRKTLVFYRGRAPLGDRTDWVMHEYRLCDDSSQASTNFQGAFVLCRIVKKNDNAHKGDCHGESKAKRVEGSPSNGDFSSTVNSNEPLSISSEVPSPSSYTHSDNYYTSPITAPYEFAPITKYDPASKEYTQGQETISEIFQQCEFPYSGTAWKPYFYREISSNSSCSNFTEEVESAGDFRRIGCMSPYQWHPNFFDWCGNEDIPQEGYEHINSLRNPEPF; encoded by the exons ATGGGTGGGGCATCTTTGCCGCCTGGATTTCGGTTCCACCCGACGGATGAAGAACTGTTGGGATATTACCTGAAAAGAAAAGTTGAGGGGCTGGAGATTGAGCTTGAAGTAATCCCTGTAATTGATCTGTACAAGTTTGATCCTTGGGAGTTGCCAG ACAAATCATTCCTTCCAAATCGAGACATGGAATGGTTTTTTTTCTGTCCCCGTGATCGGAAGTACCCAAATGGCTCACGCACAAATAGAGCCACCAAAGTTGGCTATTGGAAAGCTACTGGAAAAGACAGGAAAGTACTTTCCCAATCTTCGGTGATTGGGTATCGTAAGACCCTTGTTTTCTATCGTGGACGAGCTCCTTTAGGGGATCGAACAGACTGGGTCATGCATGAGTATCGCCTCTGTGATGATTCTTCTCAAGCATCAACTAATTTTCAG GGAGCCTTTGTTTTATGCCGCATTGTCAAAAAGAATGACAATGCTCATAAAGGTGATTGTCATGGAGAATCAAAAGCCAAGAGAGTTGAGGGCAGTCCAAGCAATGGGGACTTCAGCTCAACTGTGAACTCCAATGAGCCTTTGAGCATCTCTAGTGAAGTTCCTTCTCCATCAAGCTACACACACAGTGACAACTACTATACAAGTCCTATCACTGCTCCATATGAGTTTGCTCCAATCACAAAATATGATCCAGCTTCAAAG GAATACACACAAGGACAAGAAACCATATCTGAAATCTTTCAGCAGTGTGAGTTTCCATATTCAGGGACTGCATGGAAACCTTATTTTTACAGAGAAATCTCATCCAATTCATCATGCTCAAATTTTACAGAGGAAGTTGAGTCTGCTGGTGATTTTAGAAGAATTGGCTGCATGTCACCATACCAATGGCATCCAAACTTCTTTGATTGGTGTGGAAATGAGGATATACCACAGGAAGGTTATGAGCATATAAATTCTCTGAGAAATCCAGAACCTTTCTAA
- the LOC131164217 gene encoding NAC domain-containing protein 71-like isoform X1 codes for MGGASLPPGFRFHPTDEELLGYYLKRKVEGLEIELEVIPVIDLYKFDPWELPDKSFLPNRDMEWFFFCPRDRKYPNGSRTNRATKVGYWKATGKDRKVLSQSSVIGYRKTLVFYRGRAPLGDRTDWVMHEYRLCDDSSQASTNFQGAFVLCRIVKKNDNAHKGDCHGESKAKRVEGSPSNGDFSSTVNSNEPLSISSEVPSPSSYTHSDNYYTSPITAPYEFAPITKYDPASKVTDPANLWVSPDLILDSSKEYTQGQETISEIFQQCEFPYSGTAWKPYFYREISSNSSCSNFTEEVESAGDFRRIGCMSPYQWHPNFFDWCGNEDIPQEGYEHINSLRNPEPF; via the exons ATGGGTGGGGCATCTTTGCCGCCTGGATTTCGGTTCCACCCGACGGATGAAGAACTGTTGGGATATTACCTGAAAAGAAAAGTTGAGGGGCTGGAGATTGAGCTTGAAGTAATCCCTGTAATTGATCTGTACAAGTTTGATCCTTGGGAGTTGCCAG ACAAATCATTCCTTCCAAATCGAGACATGGAATGGTTTTTTTTCTGTCCCCGTGATCGGAAGTACCCAAATGGCTCACGCACAAATAGAGCCACCAAAGTTGGCTATTGGAAAGCTACTGGAAAAGACAGGAAAGTACTTTCCCAATCTTCGGTGATTGGGTATCGTAAGACCCTTGTTTTCTATCGTGGACGAGCTCCTTTAGGGGATCGAACAGACTGGGTCATGCATGAGTATCGCCTCTGTGATGATTCTTCTCAAGCATCAACTAATTTTCAG GGAGCCTTTGTTTTATGCCGCATTGTCAAAAAGAATGACAATGCTCATAAAGGTGATTGTCATGGAGAATCAAAAGCCAAGAGAGTTGAGGGCAGTCCAAGCAATGGGGACTTCAGCTCAACTGTGAACTCCAATGAGCCTTTGAGCATCTCTAGTGAAGTTCCTTCTCCATCAAGCTACACACACAGTGACAACTACTATACAAGTCCTATCACTGCTCCATATGAGTTTGCTCCAATCACAAAATATGATCCAGCTTCAAAGGTGACTGATCCTGCAAATCTTTGGGTCTCGCCTGATCTAATTCTTGATTCCTCAAAG GAATACACACAAGGACAAGAAACCATATCTGAAATCTTTCAGCAGTGTGAGTTTCCATATTCAGGGACTGCATGGAAACCTTATTTTTACAGAGAAATCTCATCCAATTCATCATGCTCAAATTTTACAGAGGAAGTTGAGTCTGCTGGTGATTTTAGAAGAATTGGCTGCATGTCACCATACCAATGGCATCCAAACTTCTTTGATTGGTGTGGAAATGAGGATATACCACAGGAAGGTTATGAGCATATAAATTCTCTGAGAAATCCAGAACCTTTCTAA
- the LOC131164217 gene encoding NAC domain-containing protein 71-like isoform X3, which produces MGGASLPPGFRFHPTDEELLGYYLKRKVEGLEIELEVIPVIDLYKFDPWELPDKSFLPNRDMEWFFFCPRDRKYPNGSRTNRATKVGYWKATGKDRKVLSQSSVIGYRKTLVFYRGRAPLGDRTDWVMHEYRLCDDSSQASTNFQGAFVLCRIVKKNDNAHKGDCHGESKAKRVEGSPSNGDFSSTVNSNEPLSISSEVPSPSSYTHSDNYYTSPITAPYEFAPITKYDPASKVTDPANLWVSPDLILDSSKEYTQGQETISEIFQQCEFPYSGTAWKPYFYREISSNSSCSNFTEEVESAGDFRRIGCMSPYQWHPNFFDWCGNEDIPQEVFETWNQTDICRQASEYGVLGELWLQDDNLVVVL; this is translated from the exons ATGGGTGGGGCATCTTTGCCGCCTGGATTTCGGTTCCACCCGACGGATGAAGAACTGTTGGGATATTACCTGAAAAGAAAAGTTGAGGGGCTGGAGATTGAGCTTGAAGTAATCCCTGTAATTGATCTGTACAAGTTTGATCCTTGGGAGTTGCCAG ACAAATCATTCCTTCCAAATCGAGACATGGAATGGTTTTTTTTCTGTCCCCGTGATCGGAAGTACCCAAATGGCTCACGCACAAATAGAGCCACCAAAGTTGGCTATTGGAAAGCTACTGGAAAAGACAGGAAAGTACTTTCCCAATCTTCGGTGATTGGGTATCGTAAGACCCTTGTTTTCTATCGTGGACGAGCTCCTTTAGGGGATCGAACAGACTGGGTCATGCATGAGTATCGCCTCTGTGATGATTCTTCTCAAGCATCAACTAATTTTCAG GGAGCCTTTGTTTTATGCCGCATTGTCAAAAAGAATGACAATGCTCATAAAGGTGATTGTCATGGAGAATCAAAAGCCAAGAGAGTTGAGGGCAGTCCAAGCAATGGGGACTTCAGCTCAACTGTGAACTCCAATGAGCCTTTGAGCATCTCTAGTGAAGTTCCTTCTCCATCAAGCTACACACACAGTGACAACTACTATACAAGTCCTATCACTGCTCCATATGAGTTTGCTCCAATCACAAAATATGATCCAGCTTCAAAGGTGACTGATCCTGCAAATCTTTGGGTCTCGCCTGATCTAATTCTTGATTCCTCAAAG GAATACACACAAGGACAAGAAACCATATCTGAAATCTTTCAGCAGTGTGAGTTTCCATATTCAGGGACTGCATGGAAACCTTATTTTTACAGAGAAATCTCATCCAATTCATCATGCTCAAATTTTACAGAGGAAGTTGAGTCTGCTGGTGATTTTAGAAGAATTGGCTGCATGTCACCATACCAATGGCATCCAAACTTCTTTGATTGGTGTGGAAATGAGGATATACCACAGGAAG TGTTTGAAACTTGGAACCAAACTGATATTTGCAGACAAGCAAGTGAATATGgggttttgggggaactttggtTGCAGGATGACAATTTGGTGGTGGTGCTGTGA
- the LOC131164140 gene encoding uncharacterized protein LOC131164140: MASCLSNCVIQRCKRSPRSFFDWNIGRPNIDARPQPKYHDIHHLPFSPSLVSQTFLRGRELRCCYRATIDGFSATSFHNQCDFKGPCVIIGYTNKSFKFGAFNPEGYRSTDDYYDTFDAFLFYWTHNDQSEPINLPKVGGSGAALFDYARGGPQFGADGLLIGPPLAPVMGGFSGPDTNSGVGDLRQAKSRLGLSYAKREDGKESIFGDEFRATLQEVQVFCSPEIASLY, translated from the exons ATGGCTTCTTGTCTTTCAAACTGCGTAATCCAGAGGTGCAAGAGAAGCCCCAGGAGCTTCTTTGATTGGAACATAGGCAGGCCAAACATTGATGCAAGGCCACAGCCCAAGTACCATGATATTCATCATCTCCCCTTCTCACCTTCTCTTGTCAGCCAAACATTCTTAAggg GAAGAGAACTCAGATGCTGCTATAGAgccaccatcgatggatttagcGCGACTTCATTTCACAATCAGTGTGACTTCAAGGGGCCTTGCGTGATCATCGGATACACAAATAAGTCCTTCAAGTTTGGAGCATTTAACCCTGAAGGCTATCGAAGCACCGATGATTATTATGACACTTTTGATGCATTTTTGTTCTATTGGACACACAATGATcaaagtgaacctatcaatttaCCTAAAGTTGGTGGTAGTGGTGCGGCTCTTTTTGATTATGCTCGGGGTGGACCGCAGTTTGGGGCTGATGGGCTACTCATTGGGCCCCCGCTAGCACCAGTTATGGGTGGATTTTCTGGGCCTGATACAAATTCGGGTGTCGGTGATTTGAGGCAAGCTAAATCTAGACTGGGATTGTCTTATGCCAAAAGGGAAGATGGGAAGGAGTCCATCTTTGGTGATGAATTCAGGGCCACTCTTCAAGAAGTGCAAGTCTTTTGTAGTCCTGAAATTGCAAGCTTGTACTAG
- the LOC131164256 gene encoding aluminum-activated malate transporter 12-like has translation MFPNGVAVRVEMAMAGEAGVPGGKSSMEVWKKRIHVFREKLRRFPCSVWQTVWKVGRDDPRRAIHALKVGLSLALVSLLYLLEPLFRGIGQNAMWAVMTVVVVLEFTAGATLCKGLNRGLGTLLAGSLAFFIEYIATASGHVLRAVFIGIAVFLIGAIATYIRFIPYIKKNYDYGVVIFLLTFNLITVSSYRIGNVMNIAHERFYTIAIGCGVCLVMSLLIFPNWSGEDMHNSTVFKLEGLAKSIEACVNKYFSDAESEVREDKSSEDPIYKGYKAVLDSKSIDETLALHASWEPRHSRHCHRFPWQQYVKLGAALRHFGYTVVAIHGCLQTEIQTPRSVRALFKDPCIRVAGEVSKALMELADSIRKRRHCSPELLSDHLHEALQDLNTAIKSQPRLFLGSNSNQATNILALAAATASQKQAKDSSGVSLATVKTDSSALLEWKSKKASENERKVLRPQLSKIAITSLEFSEALPFAAFASLLVETVARLDHVIEEVEELGRIATFKEFVPGDEVIGNCEQSRKENASNLHLPSHGLE, from the exons ATGTTTCCCAATGGAGTTGCCGTGCGCGTGGAGATGGCGATGGCAGGGGAGGCTGGTGTTCCGGGTGGCAAAAGCAGTATGGAGGTGTGGAAGAAGCGCATCCATGTTTTCAGAGAGAAACTTAGAAGATTTCCATGTTCGGTATGGCAGACTGTGTGGAAGGTCGGCCGGGATGACCCGCGAAGGGCGATCCACGCCTTGAAAGTTGGATTGTCTTTGGCGCTGGTTTCCTTATTATATCTGTTGGAACCATTGTTCAGAGGAATTGGACAGAATGCTATGTGGGCTGTCATGACTGTGGTGGTTGTGCTTGAGTTCACTGCTG GAGCAACCTTGTGCAAAGGACTGAATAGGGGACTTGGCACTCTGTTAGCAGGGTCATTGGCATTTTTTATTGAGTACATAGCCACGGCGTCAGGTCATGTGCTTCGAGCTGTTTTCATTGGAATTGCAGTTTTTCTGATTG GAGCTATAGCAACATACATCCGGTTCATCCCCTACATAAAGAAGAATTATGACTATGGTGTTGTAATATTTCTGCTGACCTTCAATTTGATAACAGTCTCGAGCTATCGCATTGGCAATGTAATGAACATTGCACATGAGCGTTTCTACACTATCGCCATTGGCTGTGGCGTCTGCCTTGTCATGAGTCTACTGATATTCCCAAATTGGTCCGGGGAAGACATGCACAATTCAACTGTGTTCAAGCTTGAGGGGCTAGCAAAATCAATAGAAG CATGTGTCAATAAATATTTTAGCGATGCTGAATCAGAAGTAAGGGAGGACAAATCATCAGAGGATCCCATTTACAAAGGTTATAAGGCAGTTTTGGATTCCAAATCCATTGATGAAACCCTT GCATTACATGCAAGTTGGGAACCAAGGCACTCAAGACACTGTCACAGGTTTCCATGGCAGCAGTATGTGAAATTGGGAGCTGCTCTTCGCCATTTTGGCTACACAGTCGTAGCTATTCATGGATGTTTGCAAACTGAAATCCAG ACCCCTCGATCGGTTAGAGCTCTCTTCAAAGATCCATGCATTCGTGTTGCGGGAGAAGTATCAAAAGCACTAATGGAACTCGCGGATAGCATAAGAAAACGCCGCCATTGCTCTCCAGAGCTACTGTCTGATCATCTCCATGAAGCCTTACAAGACCTCAACACTGCCATAAAATCACAACCGAGACTCTTCCTTGGCTCCAATAGCAATCAAGCAACCAACATTCTTGCACTAGCTGCTGCAACAGCAAGCCAAAAGCAGGCAAAGGACTCTTCTGGAGTCTCTTTAGCAACAGTGAAAACCGACAGTTCTGCACTGCTTGAGTGGAAATCCAAGAAGGCATCTGAGAATGAACGAAAAGTCTTAAGGCCGCAATTGAGTAAGATTGCGATCACAAGCCTAGAATTCTCAGAAGCACTTCCTTTCGCTGCCTTTGCTTCTTTACTGGTAGAGACTGTGGCCAGGCTTGATCATGTCATTGAGGAAGTGGAAGAACTAGGGAGGATAGCAACCTTCAAAGAGTTTGTCCCGGGCGATGAGGTCATTGGGAACTGTGAGCAAAGTCGAAAGGAGAATGCCAGCAACCTACATTTGCCTTCACATGGATTGGAGTGA